ATACTCTTCTGTCCGATCGGATCGAGCCTCAGGTGGCAGTCGGGATTCCTGGGCCGCGCGTTTTTATGGCTACTGGTTTCCGCAAGCCTGTGCTTATACAGGGTTATGCGGGGCCCGACGGCTCCGGACAGGGTCGTGGCGATAGATATACTGGGCATTCTGATCGTGGGATTTTGCGCGCTATTAAGCATCGCTACCGGGAGGGATTGGTATCTGGATATAGGCATAGCGTGGGCGCTTCAGAGTTTTATCGGTATAATGGCCCTATCCAAATACCTGGAAGGAAAAGATTTCGATGAATAATACAGCAGGCATTATATTGATCGTTGTCGGGCTTATATTCGATTTTTTCGGATGCCTGGGGCTGATACGCTTTCCTGATGTCTATAATCGCCTTCAGGCCGCGACCAAGTGTATTACTCTCGGTACGTGCGGTATACTCTTAGGGCTGGTATGCTTTAAAGGGCTTTCCGCCACCGGCATAAAAGCGCTGCTCTGTCTCATATTCATAATACTTACCGCTCCGGTCTCTGCCCATGCGCTTGCGAGAGCGGCATACCGCTCCGGCGTGAAACCCTGGGCGGGTACGGTCGTTGACGAGTACGGTAAGGATATGGATAAAATCGGGTGAGGTGACTATGAATAAAGAAGAGATACGCGAACAGGTCATAGTTATGGCGGATAAGGCTTAT
This window of the Candidatus Omnitrophota bacterium genome carries:
- a CDS encoding cation:proton antiporter; protein product: MKRLHYFAGLIAIIIVTAVILFCPIGSSLRWQSGFLGRAFLWLLVSASLCLYRVMRGPTAPDRVVAIDILGILIVGFCALLSIATGRDWYLDIGIAWALQSFIGIMALSKYLEGKDFDE
- the mnhG gene encoding monovalent cation/H(+) antiporter subunit G, with protein sequence MNNTAGIILIVVGLIFDFFGCLGLIRFPDVYNRLQAATKCITLGTCGILLGLVCFKGLSATGIKALLCLIFIILTAPVSAHALARAAYRSGVKPWAGTVVDEYGKDMDKIG